The following proteins are co-located in the Sulfurovum sp. TSL6 genome:
- a CDS encoding hotdog domain-containing protein encodes MQLNTHLNINTSLCGKVTKLQENYAEVLLHTTQQMAADTQGLVHGGFIFGAADYAAMSAVNDPYVVLGASSSKFIAPVKVGDAVLCKASVVNSKGKKAEVEVEAFVNEKLVFTGNFTTFVLPSHVLG; translated from the coding sequence ATGCAACTTAACACCCATTTAAATATCAATACGTCACTTTGTGGAAAAGTGACAAAGCTTCAAGAAAATTATGCAGAAGTACTTCTGCATACCACACAACAGATGGCAGCGGATACACAGGGATTGGTACATGGTGGTTTTATCTTCGGTGCAGCAGATTATGCAGCAATGTCTGCAGTGAATGACCCTTATGTGGTCCTGGGAGCTTCAAGTTCCAAATTTATAGCACCTGTAAAGGTTGGTGATGCGGTACTATGTAAGGCTTCCGTTGTCAATAGTAAAGGTAAGAAAGCTGAGGTAGAAGTAGAAGCTTTTGTCAATGAAAAGCTAGTGTTTACAGGCAATTTTACAACGTTCGTATTGCCTTCGCATGTCCTAGGCTAA
- a CDS encoding peptidylprolyl isomerase, giving the protein MKKILVAILLIGLSFQAFAKDTVVVLETNVGKIELKMYPEVAPLAVENFTTHVKNGYYNGLIFHRIIKGFMIQGGDPTGTGRGGESIWKTDFKDEFAPNVVFDRPMLLAMANRGPKTNGSQFFITLAPTPWLNGKHTIFGEVISGEEIVRKMENVTTGRGDRPMFDQIIKKAYIKK; this is encoded by the coding sequence ATGAAAAAAATTTTAGTAGCGATACTATTGATAGGATTGAGTTTTCAAGCATTTGCGAAAGATACTGTGGTAGTACTGGAAACCAATGTAGGGAAGATAGAATTGAAAATGTATCCTGAAGTGGCACCGCTTGCCGTTGAAAACTTTACCACGCATGTTAAAAATGGTTACTACAATGGGCTTATTTTTCATAGAATCATTAAAGGTTTCATGATCCAGGGTGGTGATCCGACAGGTACAGGTAGAGGTGGTGAGTCTATTTGGAAAACAGATTTCAAAGATGAATTTGCACCCAATGTCGTATTTGACAGACCGATGCTGTTGGCAATGGCAAACCGTGGACCTAAAACAAATGGAAGTCAGTTTTTCATTACACTTGCACCCACACCTTGGTTAAATGGTAAGCATACTATCTTTGGTGAAGTGATCTCAGGTGAAGAAATTGTACGCAAGATGGAAAATGTTACTACGGGTAGAGGGGACAGACCCATGTTTGACCAGATAATTAAAAAAGCGTATATCAAAAAATAG
- a CDS encoding lysophospholipid acyltransferase family protein — protein MTLNTIKQLFYGLYLTNSFGYRLRKVNDPMEIKRLRLAYSEAQLDTLHVSVKIDNPEKLPQEGQYLLVINHRSIIDPPIVEVALKNTKIFGPWISKKELYNSFFFGLFVRNAGSILLDREKSQMSGFFAETKEAVKRGESIFIFPEGTRNKTDSALTTFKEGSRIIALKNRLPILPLYIKTDADKVLKNALNDSKLEQEVTVVVGDIIDYKEKTSLETLYRKMFSLEEESSS, from the coding sequence GTGACACTTAATACAATTAAACAGCTTTTTTATGGTCTTTATCTGACAAACAGTTTTGGATATAGATTAAGAAAAGTCAATGACCCCATGGAAATAAAAAGATTAAGACTTGCCTATTCGGAAGCACAGCTTGATACTCTACATGTTTCAGTGAAGATTGATAATCCTGAAAAACTGCCTCAAGAGGGCCAATATCTTCTTGTGATCAATCATAGAAGCATTATCGATCCGCCTATCGTAGAAGTGGCACTTAAAAATACAAAAATATTCGGTCCATGGATCTCAAAAAAAGAGCTTTATAACTCTTTTTTCTTTGGACTTTTTGTCCGTAATGCGGGTTCGATACTCCTCGACAGAGAAAAGAGCCAAATGAGTGGTTTTTTTGCAGAGACAAAAGAAGCGGTCAAACGTGGAGAATCCATTTTCATTTTTCCTGAAGGAACACGAAATAAAACAGACAGCGCGTTGACAACATTCAAAGAGGGGTCTCGTATCATTGCTTTGAAAAACCGTTTGCCTATATTGCCTCTATATATTAAAACGGATGCGGATAAAGTATTGAAAAATGCGTTAAATGACAGTAAACTTGAACAAGAAGTGACTGTCGTTGTGGGGGATATTATAGATTATAAAGAGAAAACAAGTCTTGAAACACTCTATCGTAAAATGTTTTCTCTTGAGGAAGAGAGCTCTTCCTAA
- the radA gene encoding DNA repair protein RadA, whose protein sequence is MAKKKTLFECQACGYQSPRWMGKCTSCDQWETMIELSADQIKFLKETSSSSASGSSILKAKPITQIEEDNIVRFSSGSGELDLVLGGGIVPGSLTLIGGSPGVGKSTLLLKIAGNLARATKKVLYVSGEESAGQIKLRANRLEANHENLFLLPEINLSSVLSEIGNQDYELIVIDSIQTLYSDETPSAPGSVTQVRTITFELMRIAKSLQIPIFIIGHITKDGSIAGPRVLEHMVDTVLYFEGDTNSDLRLLRGFKNRFGATNEVGIFEMNKEGLNDAKSMAGKFFNKDHLQSGSALTVIMEGSRPIIVEVQALVSESYGHPKRSSTGFDNNRLGMLLALLEKKLDLPLGTYDVFINVSGGIKIHEPSADLAIIAAILSSYRDRKLSAETLFLGEVSLTGEIREVSGLSQRLKEIETQGFTKAVIPNKPLEKTNIKCFVADEVSKVVEWM, encoded by the coding sequence ATGGCAAAGAAAAAAACATTATTTGAATGTCAGGCATGTGGATATCAATCTCCAAGATGGATGGGAAAATGTACTTCATGTGATCAATGGGAAACCATGATCGAACTGAGTGCTGATCAAATTAAATTTTTGAAAGAAACGTCAAGTTCCAGTGCTTCAGGTTCATCTATACTCAAAGCGAAACCGATCACACAGATAGAAGAGGACAATATTGTCCGTTTCTCTTCAGGAAGTGGAGAATTGGATCTGGTACTCGGTGGAGGCATTGTTCCGGGCTCACTTACACTCATTGGAGGCAGCCCAGGTGTAGGTAAATCCACCCTTTTGCTGAAGATAGCAGGAAACCTTGCCCGAGCTACAAAAAAGGTCTTATACGTCTCAGGAGAAGAATCTGCCGGACAGATAAAACTGCGAGCCAACAGATTGGAAGCAAACCATGAAAACCTTTTTTTACTCCCCGAGATCAATCTTAGTTCTGTCCTATCAGAAATCGGTAATCAAGACTATGAACTTATTGTCATTGACTCCATACAAACACTCTACTCTGATGAAACACCCTCTGCACCCGGTTCAGTCACACAGGTACGTACAATCACTTTTGAACTGATGCGTATTGCGAAGTCTTTACAGATACCTATCTTTATCATCGGACATATCACAAAAGATGGTTCCATAGCGGGGCCTAGAGTCCTTGAACATATGGTAGATACTGTTCTCTACTTCGAGGGAGATACAAACTCCGATCTTCGTCTATTACGTGGTTTTAAAAACCGTTTTGGCGCAACAAATGAAGTTGGTATATTTGAAATGAACAAAGAAGGCTTGAACGATGCAAAAAGTATGGCAGGTAAATTTTTCAACAAAGACCATCTCCAGTCAGGTTCAGCACTTACTGTCATCATGGAGGGAAGCCGTCCTATCATTGTAGAAGTACAAGCTCTGGTTTCAGAATCCTATGGACATCCTAAAAGAAGTTCTACCGGTTTTGATAACAATCGTCTGGGCATGCTTTTGGCACTACTCGAAAAGAAACTTGATCTGCCTCTTGGTACCTATGATGTCTTTATCAATGTCTCAGGAGGGATCAAGATACATGAACCTTCTGCTGATCTTGCGATCATCGCAGCCATTTTAAGCAGCTATAGAGACAGAAAACTAAGTGCAGAAACACTTTTTCTAGGTGAAGTAAGTCTGACCGGTGAGATACGTGAAGTCTCAGGACTCTCTCAACGTCTCAAAGAGATCGAGACCCAAGGATTTACTAAAGCCGTCATACCGAATAAACCACTTGAAAAAACAAACATTAAATGTTTTGTAGCCGATGAAGTCTCTAAAGTTGTTGAGTGGATGTAA
- a CDS encoding TlpA disulfide reductase family protein has translation MYKKIAILLSILLLIVLLIFLGWEDKQAKPTTLPTENTTEVLTEKVKIDQEDKRFQLGKKEDMLPQVKPSIAEANISVPEIQLGSFTLINTKVQSHKVTVSDQKVMFQDTAQPILIVNLFATWCPPCIGEIPYLNDLQKKYEKELLVAGILTHDSIAQDELETFMAKNQINYFISNGTDNEAFATLLATTLHLPKNFPIPLTVMYVEGKYFTHYEGAVPVEMIEYDIQQAKKQLKAR, from the coding sequence GTGTATAAAAAAATAGCTATACTTCTTTCAATATTACTGCTCATTGTTTTGCTCATCTTTCTAGGATGGGAAGACAAACAAGCTAAACCTACCACTCTTCCCACAGAGAACACTACTGAAGTTTTGACGGAAAAAGTTAAAATAGACCAAGAAGACAAAAGGTTTCAACTGGGTAAGAAAGAAGATATGCTTCCTCAAGTGAAGCCGTCTATAGCAGAGGCAAATATATCTGTACCAGAAATACAGCTAGGGTCGTTTACACTCATCAACACAAAAGTACAAAGTCATAAAGTGACCGTCTCCGATCAAAAAGTCATGTTTCAAGATACAGCACAACCCATTCTCATAGTAAATCTTTTTGCTACATGGTGTCCGCCTTGCATCGGAGAGATCCCTTATTTGAATGATCTTCAGAAAAAGTATGAAAAAGAGCTTCTTGTTGCAGGTATACTTACCCATGACAGTATTGCACAAGATGAACTGGAGACATTTATGGCAAAAAATCAAATCAATTATTTTATCTCCAACGGTACAGACAACGAAGCGTTTGCAACTCTACTGGCAACGACACTCCACTTACCTAAGAACTTTCCCATCCCCCTTACAGTGATGTATGTTGAGGGTAAGTACTTCACACATTATGAAGGTGCAGTCCCCGTAGAAATGATAGAATACGATATACAACAAGCCAAGAAACAATTAAAAGCAAGGTAA
- the ftsY gene encoding signal recognition particle-docking protein FtsY produces MFNLLKKVLGKTSDAIKDVAPTKRKVIPKDEFEDILLEADVNYELVERLLEGLPDKISKIQAFNSLISVFQYKADFKESDATPFVEMIIGVNGAGKTTTISKLAYRYKQEGKKVMLGAGDTFRAAAIEQLTRWADKLEVPIIATQQGHDPSAVVFDTIESAKAKGFDNIIIDTAGRLHTQTNLSEELKKMIRVAGKALDGAPHRKMLILDGTQGSSSINQAKVFNEMVGIDGIIITKLDGTAKGGSVFSIADELKMPIFYIGTGEQPEDLIRFKANEYVNTILDEIFI; encoded by the coding sequence ATGTTTAATTTATTAAAAAAAGTATTGGGTAAAACCAGTGATGCCATCAAAGATGTTGCACCGACAAAACGAAAAGTGATCCCTAAAGATGAATTTGAAGATATCTTGCTTGAAGCAGATGTGAACTATGAACTTGTAGAAAGACTTTTAGAGGGATTGCCTGACAAGATCAGCAAAATTCAAGCCTTCAACTCACTTATCTCTGTGTTTCAATATAAAGCAGACTTCAAAGAGAGTGATGCCACACCTTTTGTGGAAATGATTATCGGTGTCAATGGTGCAGGAAAGACAACGACCATCTCTAAACTGGCGTATCGTTACAAACAAGAAGGTAAAAAAGTAATGCTTGGAGCAGGAGATACTTTCCGTGCTGCGGCGATAGAACAACTTACAAGATGGGCAGACAAATTAGAGGTCCCTATCATTGCTACACAACAGGGGCATGATCCATCTGCTGTGGTCTTCGATACTATAGAGTCTGCAAAAGCCAAAGGTTTTGATAACATCATCATTGACACTGCAGGAAGACTCCACACACAAACAAACCTGAGTGAAGAGTTGAAAAAAATGATCCGTGTTGCTGGAAAGGCACTTGATGGTGCTCCACACCGTAAAATGCTTATTCTGGATGGTACACAAGGAAGTTCATCTATCAATCAGGCAAAAGTATTCAATGAAATGGTCGGCATTGATGGCATTATTATTACCAAGCTTGACGGTACAGCCAAAGGTGGTTCTGTATTCAGTATCGCAGATGAATTGAAAATGCCTATTTTTTACATAGGGACCGGAGAACAGCCTGAAGACCTTATAAGATTCAAAGCAAATGAGTATGTCAATACGATCTTAGACGAGATCTTTATTTAG
- a CDS encoding winged helix-turn-helix domain-containing protein — MRILTVGFNDEYVKELEKELDKYFICIVDNAKDMYDATNFTDFRHYELVVIVDEGVKFSLERYVNEVKKKKSETKIMILTKNVKAQSAFFSLGVDDVIYQHGEYPDLIAARVLANMRHLFGTQVNIDKLVIDIANKKIEYDEKIVSLNGKTFDILAYLALRKQRVFSKDEIINALWEEPEYVSDNTVEVAINQIRKRLKSILGFQVIHTVRRRGYKFSY; from the coding sequence ATGAGAATATTAACGGTAGGTTTCAACGATGAATACGTTAAGGAACTTGAAAAAGAATTAGATAAATACTTTATTTGTATTGTTGACAATGCAAAAGATATGTATGATGCAACTAACTTTACAGACTTTAGACATTATGAACTGGTTGTGATCGTGGATGAAGGTGTGAAGTTTTCACTTGAGCGTTACGTGAATGAAGTCAAAAAGAAAAAGAGTGAAACGAAGATCATGATATTGACAAAAAATGTCAAAGCACAATCTGCTTTCTTCTCTTTGGGTGTAGATGATGTGATCTATCAGCATGGTGAATATCCTGATCTTATCGCTGCAAGAGTTTTGGCAAATATGAGACACCTTTTTGGTACGCAGGTGAATATTGATAAACTTGTGATCGATATCGCAAATAAAAAGATCGAATATGATGAGAAGATCGTTTCGCTCAATGGCAAGACATTTGATATCTTGGCATACCTTGCACTTCGTAAACAACGTGTTTTTTCAAAAGATGAGATCATCAATGCACTTTGGGAAGAGCCTGAGTATGTCAGTGATAATACCGTTGAAGTAGCGATCAACCAGATCAGAAAAAGACTGAAGAGTATCCTCGGATTTCAAGTGATCCATACTGTACGTAGACGCGGATATAAATTCTCTTATTAA
- a CDS encoding 5-formyltetrahydrofolate cyclo-ligase gives MNRRISMTKEAKKKQFRMQSLKRLEKVSRSGSYKKDKTIVHALYQYIVENKANTVMLYIPLGTEVNVHPLIQRLRKEKKLLYVPFMEGASFRLVKYRLPLKKKQFGIKEPNDSKQYRIKNIDIAIVPIVGVDTTHRRVGFGKGMYDRFYEKQNEYIKQTVFVARELCYSKEIITDDYDVKADMIITA, from the coding sequence ATGAATAGACGGATCAGTATGACAAAAGAGGCTAAAAAAAAGCAATTTAGAATGCAGAGCTTGAAACGATTGGAAAAAGTTTCTAGATCGGGTAGTTATAAAAAAGATAAGACAATAGTGCATGCACTGTATCAATATATTGTGGAAAATAAGGCCAACACTGTGATGCTTTATATACCTTTAGGAACAGAGGTGAACGTGCACCCTCTCATACAGAGATTGCGCAAGGAAAAGAAACTGCTCTATGTACCATTTATGGAAGGTGCAAGTTTTAGGTTGGTAAAATATAGACTTCCACTCAAGAAAAAGCAGTTTGGGATAAAAGAACCCAATGATTCAAAACAATACAGAATAAAAAATATAGATATCGCTATCGTACCTATCGTGGGAGTAGATACAACACATAGACGTGTTGGATTTGGTAAAGGTATGTATGATAGATTTTATGAAAAACAGAATGAATATATAAAACAAACAGTTTTTGTAGCGCGTGAATTGTGTTACAGCAAAGAGATCATAACAGACGACTATGATGTAAAAGCAGACATGATTATCACCGCTTAA
- the cmoB gene encoding tRNA 5-methoxyuridine(34)/uridine 5-oxyacetic acid(34) synthase CmoB produces MDLNSLRDERKKWLTWKNIIPYQEAIKSLKTYEDVEVKLGNRVEVHIKNLSPQDAQQIKETALLMKPWRKGPFQINDLFIDSEWQSQIKYNLLEPHFDLKDKIVGDIGCNNGYYLFRMLSQAPKKLIGFDPSAIYYSQFQFMNHFIKSDIVYELLGVEHVEFYEHKFDTLFCLGVLYHRSDPVAMLKSLFKGLNKGGELILDTFMIDGEGEMCLTPRDRYSKIPNIYFVPTVNALKNWCLRAGFETVEVLEIMKTEPTEQRKTEWIDTQSLEDFLDPDDHTKTVEGYPAPKRVYIKAMKSL; encoded by the coding sequence ATGGATTTAAATAGTTTACGAGACGAGCGTAAGAAATGGCTTACGTGGAAAAATATCATACCTTATCAGGAAGCCATTAAGTCGCTTAAAACGTATGAAGATGTTGAGGTAAAGCTTGGAAACAGAGTCGAAGTTCACATCAAGAACCTTAGTCCCCAAGATGCCCAGCAGATAAAAGAGACGGCACTTCTCATGAAGCCTTGGCGAAAAGGCCCGTTTCAGATTAATGATCTTTTTATAGACTCTGAATGGCAAAGCCAAATTAAATACAATCTGCTTGAACCACATTTTGACCTGAAAGACAAGATCGTTGGCGACATAGGGTGCAACAATGGATACTACCTGTTTCGTATGTTGTCTCAAGCACCTAAAAAACTTATAGGCTTTGACCCCTCTGCTATCTATTATTCACAATTCCAGTTTATGAACCATTTTATAAAGTCAGATATTGTGTATGAACTTTTGGGTGTAGAACATGTAGAGTTCTATGAACATAAGTTTGATACGCTGTTCTGTTTGGGTGTGCTCTATCACAGGTCTGACCCTGTTGCTATGCTGAAATCACTCTTTAAAGGATTGAATAAAGGCGGTGAACTTATTTTAGATACGTTTATGATAGATGGTGAAGGTGAAATGTGTCTGACACCTAGGGACCGTTATTCAAAGATACCAAATATCTATTTTGTACCTACTGTCAATGCCTTAAAAAATTGGTGCTTAAGGGCAGGGTTTGAAACAGTTGAAGTGTTGGAGATCATGAAAACAGAACCTACTGAACAAAGAAAAACTGAGTGGATAGACACACAAAGTCTAGAAGATTTCCTGGATCCTGATGATCATACAAAGACCGTCGAGGGATATCCTGCACCTAAAAGAGTCTACATCAAAGCAATGAAATCACTTTAA
- the acpS gene encoding holo-ACP synthase, which translates to MKIGTDIVQINRIEKALTHFGDKFKQRFLNPQEMELVQKSASIAGFWAAKEAISKALGCGIGSELSFHDIIITKNSRGAPAFTLSKEAQKIHQIKASSLSISHDGGFAIAVAVINQ; encoded by the coding sequence ATGAAAATAGGAACAGATATTGTACAGATCAATAGAATAGAAAAAGCATTGACACACTTTGGTGATAAATTCAAACAACGTTTTTTGAATCCCCAAGAGATGGAACTTGTACAAAAGTCAGCATCTATAGCTGGATTTTGGGCAGCGAAAGAGGCTATATCAAAAGCACTGGGTTGCGGCATTGGCAGTGAACTCTCATTCCATGACATCATCATCACCAAAAACTCCCGTGGTGCACCTGCATTTACACTGAGTAAAGAAGCACAAAAAATACACCAGATCAAGGCATCTTCACTCTCCATTAGCCATGATGGTGGGTTTGCTATCGCTGTTGCAGTCATTAACCAATGA
- the rny gene encoding ribonuclease Y → MLGIIGVSSIAGIAIGAGVCYLWMKISTKHKFSYMESEAKAKAKAIEKETELLLKSAHVKIKENELEQESEFQKRVGKVDERNRTLILKTKELTAKEESLKLLEKRVLEKETQLEKLEKRKQEEIANTVDKMQHIASLTKEEAKAYILEKVEEQSRADVANIVRKYEQIAKEEGERKANYILAQATTRYAGDFAGERLINLVNLPSDEHKGRIIGKEGRNIKTLEMLLGVDIVIDETPGVILVSSFNLYRRAIATRVIEILVEDGRIHPGRIEEVHAKVEEEFEQKTFEEGENILIELGLFPMNEELVKLLGRMKYRASYGQNALAHTLEVAKLARVMAAEMGGDEKLALRAGLLHDIGKALTQDLGGSHVDIGVDLCRRHGEHPTVINAIYAHHGHQEPDSVESAAVCAADKLSAARPGARREVLESFTKRVKEVEDIALSKAYVNQAYAINAGREIRVFVNAQKMSDNETVLLSKEIAKEIEDKVQYPGAIKVNVIRETRAVNYAK, encoded by the coding sequence ATGTTAGGGATAATAGGGGTTTCCAGTATAGCTGGGATAGCTATTGGGGCAGGTGTGTGTTACCTGTGGATGAAAATAAGTACTAAGCACAAATTTTCATACATGGAATCAGAAGCAAAAGCAAAAGCTAAAGCGATAGAGAAAGAAACGGAACTTTTACTCAAATCTGCACATGTGAAAATCAAAGAAAACGAGTTGGAACAAGAGAGTGAATTTCAAAAACGTGTAGGAAAGGTAGATGAACGTAATCGTACCTTGATCTTGAAAACCAAAGAACTGACGGCTAAAGAAGAGAGTTTAAAACTCCTGGAAAAGAGAGTCTTGGAGAAAGAGACCCAGTTAGAAAAACTGGAGAAAAGAAAACAAGAAGAGATTGCCAATACGGTAGATAAAATGCAGCATATAGCTTCTTTGACAAAAGAGGAAGCAAAAGCATATATTTTAGAAAAGGTAGAAGAGCAAAGCCGTGCAGATGTTGCTAATATTGTACGTAAGTATGAACAAATAGCCAAAGAAGAAGGTGAACGAAAAGCCAATTATATTTTGGCACAAGCCACTACGCGTTATGCAGGTGACTTTGCAGGTGAACGTCTTATTAATCTTGTGAATTTGCCAAGTGATGAGCACAAAGGACGTATCATAGGCAAAGAGGGTAGAAACATCAAGACACTTGAAATGCTTTTAGGCGTAGATATTGTGATAGATGAAACACCGGGTGTGATCCTTGTAAGCAGTTTTAATCTCTATCGAAGGGCTATTGCAACCAGGGTGATAGAAATACTGGTAGAAGATGGACGTATACACCCGGGTCGTATAGAAGAAGTCCATGCAAAAGTAGAAGAAGAGTTTGAACAAAAAACCTTTGAAGAGGGTGAAAATATACTTATAGAACTGGGGCTTTTCCCGATGAATGAAGAACTAGTGAAACTTTTGGGTCGTATGAAATACAGAGCCAGCTATGGACAGAATGCTTTGGCACATACCTTGGAGGTAGCCAAACTTGCACGTGTCATGGCAGCTGAAATGGGCGGAGATGAAAAACTTGCGCTTCGTGCAGGTCTACTACATGATATCGGCAAGGCGCTGACACAGGATCTGGGTGGTTCACACGTAGATATAGGTGTGGATCTTTGTCGTAGACATGGGGAACACCCTACAGTCATCAATGCGATATATGCCCACCATGGGCATCAAGAACCAGACTCTGTAGAGAGTGCCGCGGTATGTGCTGCAGATAAACTCTCTGCAGCAAGACCCGGTGCAAGAAGAGAAGTCCTTGAAAGCTTTACAAAGCGCGTGAAAGAGGTTGAAGACATTGCCCTCAGTAAAGCCTACGTCAATCAAGCCTATGCCATTAATGCAGGTAGAGAGATACGTGTTTTTGTCAATGCCCAAAAGATGAGTGACAATGAAACCGTACTTTTAAGTAAAGAAATTGCCAAAGAGATAGAGGACAAAGTACAGTACCCTGGTGCAATAAAAGTGAATGTGATCCGAGAGACAAGGGCTGTCAATTATGCAAAGTAA